A window of the Sporosarcina sp. FSL K6-2383 genome harbors these coding sequences:
- the yycI gene encoding two-component system regulatory protein YycI, producing MDWNKTKTIFIIVFSILNIFLYYLYLDRVMETESVQVLGKTSIEESLRLDNITFTDLPLVTKDSSYVSAKIVTFTSEQIKKLENQTAEVVNNTYLQSKMETPISVRSGKGDYDFTEFLMKYVLNGLDYVLWEVNEEERHALFFQKVDNHPIYFSPDAMLVIHWDEEGRVTNYDQRMFGEFVSFNNKKDLLSPIEALGSLSSRGHLNQDSKVKSMKLGYSTLVQLTETQVFAPTWHVHVELKDGTIEDHFIHAVEGKIIEFQEVVDDEHE from the coding sequence TTGGATTGGAATAAAACTAAAACGATTTTTATTATTGTTTTTTCGATTTTGAATATTTTTCTGTACTATCTTTATTTGGATCGCGTGATGGAGACGGAAAGTGTACAAGTGTTAGGGAAAACATCGATTGAGGAATCACTTAGACTCGATAATATAACATTTACCGATCTGCCATTAGTGACAAAGGATTCTTCCTATGTGTCTGCAAAAATTGTGACATTCACAAGCGAACAGATAAAGAAACTGGAAAATCAAACAGCCGAGGTTGTGAATAACACCTATTTGCAATCTAAAATGGAAACACCGATTAGTGTACGGAGTGGCAAAGGAGATTATGATTTTACTGAATTCCTGATGAAGTATGTGTTGAATGGATTAGATTATGTACTTTGGGAGGTTAATGAGGAGGAAAGACATGCCTTGTTCTTTCAGAAGGTAGACAATCATCCAATCTATTTCAGTCCGGATGCTATGCTAGTGATTCATTGGGATGAAGAAGGTAGAGTAACGAATTATGACCAGCGTATGTTTGGTGAATTTGTTAGTTTTAATAACAAAAAAGATCTTCTTTCACCTATTGAAGCACTTGGATCATTGTCTTCACGTGGTCATTTGAACCAAGATTCAAAAGTGAAAAGTATGAAGCTCGGTTATTCAACACTTGTTCAATTGACGGAAACGCAAGTGTTTGCTCCGACATGGCATGTTCATGTAGAATTAAAGGATGGTACAATTGAAGATCACTTCATCCATGCAGTAGAAGGTAAGATTATAGAGTTCCAAGAAGTAGTGGACGATGAACATGAATGA
- the yycH gene encoding two-component system activity regulator YycH, producing MGLKYIELIKSIILLLLVALSIVFTFSIWTYTPSYETSEELPTVDISIAKRMSIDEIIKPYKLIFNFEEKLTGTLSPTDIDYIVNELKKWGLSELKLVDNQFNAEKLDVLMRKPNQFTLYFHGEVPLPVYNNVLSMEGLKLGVPEMSFDRLVVDWNPSGVPMNISFVSRADKVLYRAKVNDYHGFQRLILTWGKELGAYADVNADDSPFIGLSAEPVETIRNMYYQREINPSRFRDALFSDPNAVRRSQSGLNKEEFQDDHALMNIDTEKKMLKYVVPATESHELAIPSELLTNTIDFVNEHGGWTDEYRYMSMNPISRYVKFQLFLHGLPVYGDVTSTEMTEVWGNNRILSYSRPYYTLDLPFPEIDVEFLPSGVDIAEMLKQSDTIDFKAIEELTLGYFMQHDSERRLFIMEPSWFYLSKGNWIRFSPELLGGELIGLE from the coding sequence GTGGGATTGAAATATATTGAACTAATTAAATCAATCATTCTGCTCTTACTCGTCGCGTTAAGTATTGTCTTTACGTTTTCCATTTGGACGTACACCCCAAGTTACGAAACATCTGAAGAATTGCCGACTGTCGATATTTCCATTGCGAAAAGAATGTCTATAGATGAGATTATTAAACCATATAAGCTCATTTTCAATTTTGAAGAAAAACTGACTGGAACACTTAGCCCAACGGATATCGACTATATTGTGAATGAATTAAAGAAATGGGGATTATCTGAACTCAAGCTCGTGGATAATCAGTTTAATGCAGAGAAACTGGATGTTCTTATGAGGAAGCCTAATCAATTTACATTGTATTTTCATGGAGAAGTTCCCCTGCCTGTTTATAATAATGTATTGTCGATGGAGGGGCTTAAATTGGGTGTACCGGAAATGTCCTTCGATCGACTGGTTGTCGATTGGAATCCGTCTGGCGTGCCTATGAATATTAGCTTTGTGAGCAGAGCGGATAAAGTACTATATCGCGCAAAGGTCAATGACTATCATGGATTTCAACGTTTAATTTTAACATGGGGGAAAGAGCTTGGCGCGTATGCCGATGTTAACGCAGACGACTCGCCATTCATTGGACTATCCGCAGAACCTGTTGAAACAATTCGGAATATGTACTATCAACGGGAGATTAACCCATCTCGTTTCCGCGATGCACTTTTTAGCGACCCAAATGCTGTTCGTCGCAGTCAGTCGGGATTGAACAAAGAGGAATTCCAAGATGACCATGCGTTGATGAATATTGACACTGAGAAGAAAATGTTGAAATACGTTGTGCCAGCTACTGAAAGCCATGAGCTTGCGATTCCTTCGGAACTATTGACCAACACAATTGACTTTGTGAATGAACACGGCGGTTGGACAGATGAATATAGGTATATGTCGATGAATCCGATATCCCGTTACGTTAAGTTTCAATTGTTTTTACATGGACTACCCGTCTATGGAGATGTAACTTCTACTGAGATGACAGAAGTATGGGGAAATAATCGAATTTTAAGCTATAGTAGACCGTATTATACATTGGATTTGCCGTTCCCTGAAATAGATGTCGAGTTCCTGCCTTCAGGCGTTGATATTGCAGAGATGCTGAAGCAATCAGATACGATTGATTTTAAAGCGATTGAAGAGCTCACGCTTGGTTATTTTATGCAACATGATAGTGAGCGTCGTCTGTTTATCATGGAGCCTTCTTGGTTTTATTTATCGAAAGGGAATTGGATACGCTTTTCACCTGAGTTATTAGGGGGTGAACTAATTGGATTGGAATAA
- the walK gene encoding cell wall metabolism sensor histidine kinase WalK, translated as MQKVSFFRSIHVKFVLIYVMLILLAMQIIGIYFASKLELTLKTNFTTSIEDRMNLIEFSVREEMMKERSADDPTPEQSLRTVLLGFTSEDINEIRVINSRYKILASSVFDNQAMVGQRSMDSLVKKTITSELADESIRLDQKTRNRILVHAKPIMVGSEVIGTLYLESNIEKVFKQIDEINEILAVGTAVSLSITIIIGIFIAQTMTRPISDMRRQAQAMAKGNFSRKVHVYGNDELGQLAIAFNHLTNQLQESQSTTESERRKLASVLENMTDGVIATDRKGRVSLINDAALVMLKMTRDSVLNRPISSILGLEQEYAFEDLIQIKDSIVLDFSTEQQPYILRANFSITQRETGFVNGLIVVLHDNTEQEKIDMERREFVSNVSHELRTPLTTMRSYLEALADGAWKNEEIAPSFLHVTQTETERMIRLVNDLLKLSRMDSRNYDLNSEWVEFNHFFNSIIDRFEFLKSHDGHFKRLLPTTELFVEIDTDKMTQVIDNIISNALKYSPDGGDIRFGVTMEDHFIKVMISDDGMGIPQANVKRIFDRFYRADRARSRAMGGTGLGLAIAREMVIAHGGDIWAESEEGKGTTIFFTLPFELQEDGEWD; from the coding sequence ATGCAGAAGGTTAGCTTTTTTCGCTCCATTCACGTTAAATTTGTACTTATTTATGTGATGCTCATCTTACTTGCGATGCAAATTATTGGGATTTATTTTGCAAGTAAGCTTGAGCTGACATTAAAAACAAACTTTACAACTTCGATTGAAGATCGGATGAATTTAATTGAATTCAGCGTGCGTGAGGAAATGATGAAAGAACGATCTGCGGACGATCCAACACCCGAACAGAGCCTTCGAACTGTTCTTTTGGGCTTTACATCAGAAGATATTAATGAAATTAGAGTCATTAATTCACGCTACAAAATTTTAGCAAGCTCAGTCTTCGATAATCAGGCAATGGTAGGGCAGCGTTCGATGGATAGTCTTGTGAAAAAAACCATCACTTCTGAATTAGCTGATGAAAGTATTCGTCTCGATCAGAAAACAAGAAATCGCATATTGGTTCATGCCAAGCCGATAATGGTTGGGAGTGAAGTGATTGGGACGCTTTATCTTGAATCGAATATTGAAAAAGTATTTAAACAAATTGATGAGATTAATGAAATACTTGCGGTCGGTACGGCAGTATCTTTGTCGATTACCATTATCATCGGGATTTTTATCGCACAGACGATGACGAGACCGATATCAGATATGCGACGTCAGGCACAGGCGATGGCGAAAGGGAACTTTTCACGAAAAGTACATGTATATGGGAACGATGAGCTGGGTCAGCTGGCAATTGCCTTTAACCATTTGACCAACCAGCTTCAGGAGTCCCAGTCAACGACAGAAAGTGAACGTCGAAAGCTGGCCTCTGTTCTTGAAAACATGACAGACGGTGTTATTGCAACGGATCGAAAAGGGCGGGTCAGTCTTATTAATGATGCGGCTCTTGTCATGCTCAAGATGACGCGTGATAGTGTGTTAAATCGACCGATATCTAGCATACTCGGGCTAGAGCAGGAGTATGCATTTGAAGATTTGATTCAAATAAAGGATTCCATTGTACTTGATTTCAGTACAGAGCAGCAGCCGTATATTTTACGAGCTAATTTTTCTATCACGCAAAGGGAGACAGGCTTTGTGAATGGTCTTATTGTTGTTTTACACGACAATACAGAACAAGAGAAAATTGATATGGAAAGACGCGAGTTCGTTTCAAACGTCTCCCATGAATTACGCACACCACTTACGACGATGCGGAGTTATTTGGAGGCGCTCGCTGATGGCGCGTGGAAGAACGAGGAGATTGCACCATCCTTTCTTCACGTCACACAAACGGAAACAGAGCGCATGATTCGACTCGTCAATGATTTGTTAAAGCTGTCAAGGATGGATAGTCGGAATTATGATTTGAACAGTGAGTGGGTAGAATTCAATCATTTTTTCAACTCGATTATTGATCGCTTTGAATTTTTAAAATCACATGATGGTCATTTCAAGCGACTTCTACCGACAACGGAATTATTTGTTGAAATTGATACGGATAAAATGACGCAGGTCATTGATAATATTATTTCAAATGCGTTGAAATATTCACCAGATGGTGGCGATATTCGTTTTGGTGTTACGATGGAGGATCACTTTATAAAGGTGATGATTTCAGATGATGGAATGGGTATCCCACAAGCGAATGTTAAGCGGATTTTTGACAGGTTTTATCGAGCAGATCGTGCAAGATCACGTGCTATGGGCGGTACAGGTTTAGGTCTGGCGATTGCACGCGAGATGGTGATTGCGCACGGAGGGGATATATGGGCGGAAAGTGAGGAAGGCAAGGGGACAACGATTTTCTTCACGCTACCTTTCGAACTTCAAGAGGATGGTGAGTGGGATTGA
- the yycF gene encoding response regulator YycF yields MQDKTILIVDDEKPIADILEFNLKKEGFTVFCAYDGEEALEKAEEVKPDLMLLDIMLPKRDGMEVCREIRKKYDFPIIMLTAKDSEIDKVLGLELGADDYVTKPFGTRELIARVKANLRRHMKSVSEEQEETTNNITVGHLIIQPDAYLVQKRDETIELTHREFELLHYLAKHIGQVMTREHLLQTVWGYDYFGDVRTVDVTIRRLREKIEDTPSHPTWIVTRRGVGYYLRDPEQE; encoded by the coding sequence ATGCAAGATAAAACAATTCTAATCGTTGATGATGAAAAACCGATTGCAGATATTCTAGAATTTAATTTAAAAAAAGAGGGATTTACAGTTTTCTGTGCTTATGATGGTGAAGAAGCACTTGAAAAGGCAGAGGAAGTGAAGCCGGACCTCATGCTTCTCGATATTATGCTGCCAAAAAGGGATGGAATGGAAGTATGCCGAGAAATTCGGAAAAAATATGACTTCCCAATTATTATGTTAACAGCTAAGGACTCTGAAATTGATAAGGTACTTGGTTTAGAGCTTGGTGCTGATGATTATGTAACAAAGCCTTTTGGTACGCGTGAGCTCATAGCACGAGTTAAAGCCAATTTACGTCGACATATGAAGTCGGTATCTGAGGAACAAGAAGAGACGACGAATAATATTACAGTCGGTCACTTAATCATCCAGCCGGATGCTTATCTTGTACAAAAAAGAGATGAAACGATTGAACTAACGCACCGGGAGTTTGAATTATTACATTATCTTGCGAAGCATATTGGGCAAGTGATGACGCGTGAGCATCTCTTGCAGACGGTATGGGGCTATGACTATTTTGGAGATGTTCGAACGGTCGATGTAACGATTCGTCGTTTACGTGAAAAGATTGAGGATACGCCAAGTCACCCGACATGGATTGTGACAAGACGTGGTGTAGGTTATTATTTACGGGATCCGGAACAGGAGTAA
- a CDS encoding peptidoglycan DD-metalloendopeptidase family protein, protein MLFKKNKQDKTETTSSVIKRPFKVVPTVLISTLMLTGFGMNTSFANAGENTDLATVFHIYSDGEYVGILSDGEKLEQLKEEELQKAASEFENLPLTIGTDLSVIPERVFTVGVDDDIVLEKLQGMLSVEAEAIAITIDAEPAFYVNDLVAYDEVIRKLKLQSVTEKELNEFEARTESSESIPALEANETRIANLLMSSDIQAEASETDPSDVRSVEEAITLLNKGTLEQKTYSVKSGDVLGTIAAAHQMTTAKLLELNPSFTVDTVLQLEDELNVTVTEPYVEVEVHYETRQQEVIPHKTVTQEDNSIFKGEKKVTQEGKDGERDVTKLIRKRNGVIVGSSVVDEQIIVEAKDQVIVIGTKVIPSRGTGSFTWPTVGGYVSSQMGTRWGRTHQGIDIARPSSRTIKAADNGVVTSAGWQGAYGNRIVITHNNGYETLYAHLSSIDVSVGQTIPQGTAIGVMGSTGRSTGTHLHFEVFKNGANVNPMSVLR, encoded by the coding sequence ATGTTATTTAAGAAAAATAAACAGGACAAAACAGAAACAACATCATCTGTCATTAAACGTCCTTTTAAAGTAGTTCCTACGGTTTTGATAAGCACCTTGATGTTAACAGGATTCGGTATGAATACCAGTTTTGCTAACGCAGGTGAAAATACAGATTTAGCGACGGTTTTTCATATTTATTCGGATGGTGAATATGTAGGCATCTTATCGGATGGCGAAAAGCTCGAACAATTGAAAGAAGAAGAGCTACAAAAGGCGGCCTCCGAATTTGAGAATCTCCCACTCACAATAGGAACAGATTTGTCGGTCATACCGGAACGAGTATTCACGGTTGGGGTAGACGATGACATTGTTCTTGAAAAACTACAAGGTATGCTATCCGTTGAAGCGGAAGCAATCGCGATTACAATCGACGCAGAACCAGCATTCTACGTCAATGATTTAGTTGCCTACGATGAAGTAATTCGTAAACTAAAGTTGCAATCGGTTACGGAGAAGGAGCTTAACGAATTCGAAGCCCGCACAGAGTCTTCTGAGTCTATACCCGCCCTCGAGGCAAATGAAACACGTATTGCAAATCTCTTGATGAGTAGTGATATACAGGCGGAAGCTAGTGAAACAGATCCGAGCGACGTAAGAAGTGTTGAAGAAGCCATCACTTTACTCAATAAAGGGACGCTTGAACAGAAAACGTATAGCGTTAAATCAGGAGATGTTCTTGGGACGATTGCTGCCGCTCATCAGATGACAACGGCCAAATTATTGGAACTGAATCCAAGCTTTACGGTGGATACAGTCCTTCAACTAGAGGATGAGCTCAATGTTACTGTGACCGAGCCTTATGTCGAGGTCGAAGTTCATTACGAAACGAGACAACAAGAAGTTATTCCGCATAAGACGGTAACTCAAGAAGATAATAGCATCTTCAAAGGTGAAAAAAAAGTTACACAAGAAGGTAAAGACGGTGAGAGGGATGTTACAAAGCTCATTCGCAAACGCAATGGTGTGATTGTTGGTAGTTCTGTTGTAGATGAACAAATTATTGTTGAAGCAAAGGATCAAGTAATAGTCATCGGTACAAAGGTAATACCTTCGAGAGGAACAGGTTCGTTTACCTGGCCGACTGTTGGCGGTTATGTCTCTAGCCAGATGGGGACACGTTGGGGAAGAACTCATCAAGGAATAGATATCGCCCGACCATCATCACGTACTATCAAGGCAGCTGATAACGGTGTTGTGACATCGGCAGGATGGCAAGGGGCTTACGGGAATCGAATTGTAATTACGCATAATAATGGCTATGAAACGCTATATGCCCATCTTTCATCAATTGACGTGAGTGTAGGTCAAACTATCCCACAAGGTACAGCAATTGGCGTTATGGGATCTACAGGACGCTCTACAGGTACCCATCTTCATTTTGAAGTCTTTAAGAATGGCGCAAACGTCAACCCTATGAGTGTTTTAAGGTAA
- the dnaB gene encoding replicative DNA helicase, producing the protein MDQMIDRIPPHNNEAEQSVIGAIFLEPQALITAAELLIPEDFYRLAHTKIFDTMIKLSDKGQAIDVVTVTEELSAKKELEDVGGISYLTEIANSVPTAANIVHYARIVEEKALLRRLIRVATSIVEDGYAREDEVEALLSEAEKKMMEVSNRKNAGDFRHIKDVLVETYDSIELLHTQKGDVTGIPTGFRDLDKITAGFQRNDLIIVAARPSVGKTAFALNVAQNVATKTDENVAIFSLEMGAEQLVMRMLCAEGNIDAQVLRTGALEAEDWRKLTMAMGSLSNAGIFIDDTPGIRVNEIRSKCRRLQQEHGLGMIMIDYMQLIQGSGSKPGENRQQEVSEISRSLKGLARELKVPVIALSQLSRGVEQRQDKRPMMSDLRESGSIEQDADIVSFLYREDYYDKETENQNMIEIIIAKQRNGPTGTVTLAFAKEYNKFVNIDWSQHESAAAY; encoded by the coding sequence ATGGACCAGATGATCGATCGCATCCCACCCCATAATAATGAAGCGGAGCAATCGGTCATTGGAGCAATTTTCCTTGAACCGCAGGCGCTCATTACAGCGGCGGAGCTTCTAATACCAGAAGATTTCTACCGGCTGGCACATACGAAAATCTTTGATACGATGATTAAGCTAAGTGATAAAGGTCAAGCGATTGACGTTGTCACAGTGACAGAAGAACTTTCTGCTAAAAAAGAGTTGGAAGATGTTGGTGGGATTTCGTATTTGACAGAAATCGCTAACTCGGTGCCAACAGCAGCAAATATCGTGCATTATGCTCGCATCGTAGAGGAGAAAGCACTGTTACGTCGCCTCATACGAGTCGCAACGTCAATTGTTGAAGACGGCTATGCACGTGAAGATGAAGTAGAAGCTCTTCTATCTGAAGCAGAAAAAAAGATGATGGAAGTATCGAACCGTAAAAATGCGGGTGATTTCCGTCATATTAAAGATGTCCTTGTAGAAACCTATGACAGTATCGAACTTCTTCATACGCAAAAAGGGGACGTGACAGGAATTCCGACAGGCTTCCGAGATTTAGACAAAATTACGGCCGGTTTTCAGCGCAATGATTTAATCATTGTGGCGGCACGTCCTTCTGTTGGGAAGACGGCATTTGCATTGAACGTAGCTCAAAACGTTGCCACGAAAACAGACGAGAATGTTGCCATCTTCAGTTTGGAGATGGGGGCAGAACAACTTGTGATGCGGATGCTTTGTGCAGAAGGGAATATCGATGCACAAGTACTGCGGACAGGAGCACTTGAAGCTGAGGATTGGCGTAAATTGACGATGGCAATGGGTAGCCTTTCCAATGCAGGTATTTTCATCGATGATACACCTGGGATTCGGGTCAATGAAATTCGGTCAAAATGCCGTCGTTTACAGCAAGAGCATGGCCTCGGTATGATTATGATTGACTACATGCAACTCATCCAAGGGAGCGGCAGCAAACCCGGAGAAAACCGCCAACAGGAAGTATCGGAAATCTCGCGTTCGTTAAAAGGACTTGCAAGGGAATTAAAAGTGCCCGTCATTGCACTATCCCAGCTTTCTCGTGGCGTGGAGCAACGACAGGACAAGCGTCCGATGATGTCAGACTTACGTGAATCAGGAAGTATTGAGCAGGATGCTGATATCGTTTCCTTCTTGTATCGTGAAGACTATTATGATAAAGAAACAGAAAATCAGAATATGATTGAGATTATTATCGCTAAACAACGGAATGGTCCAACAGGCACAGTGACACTGGCATTCGCTAAAGAATATAATAAATTTGTAAATATCGACTGGAGTCAGCATGAATCAGCCGCTGCATATTAA
- the rplI gene encoding 50S ribosomal protein L9, whose protein sequence is MKVIFLKDVKGKGKKGEVKEVSVGYAQNFLLKNNMAIEATPGNLSKLEGQQKRVEKDAAEELAEAKVLKEQLEKITVEMKAKSGEGGRLFGSITTKQIADALQKSQGIKVDRRKMELPDAIRALGFTNVPIRIHLDVTATLKVHVTEE, encoded by the coding sequence ATGAAAGTAATCTTTTTGAAAGATGTTAAAGGGAAAGGCAAAAAAGGTGAAGTGAAGGAAGTATCTGTAGGATACGCACAAAACTTTTTATTGAAAAATAATATGGCAATTGAAGCAACGCCGGGCAATCTAAGTAAATTGGAAGGCCAGCAAAAACGAGTGGAAAAAGATGCGGCTGAAGAGTTAGCGGAAGCAAAAGTGCTGAAAGAACAGCTGGAAAAGATTACTGTTGAAATGAAGGCCAAGTCTGGTGAAGGTGGTCGACTATTCGGTTCGATTACAACAAAACAAATTGCAGATGCGCTACAAAAAAGTCAAGGCATTAAAGTGGATCGACGTAAAATGGAGCTACCAGACGCAATACGCGCACTCGGTTTCACAAATGTTCCGATTCGCATTCACTTAGATGTTACTGCAACGCTTAAAGTACATGTAACAGAAGAATGA